In Oryza sativa Japonica Group chromosome 3, ASM3414082v1, one DNA window encodes the following:
- the LOC4333117 gene encoding probable 6-phosphogluconolactonase 1 isoform X1, giving the protein MLTAGMLSWNNSWHSSSTENRTMEREIVASYEPKKNNEIRMFESSDEMATDLAEYISQVSEISIKERGYFAIALSGGPLISFMRKLCEAPYNKTLDWSKWYIFWADERAVAKNHVDSYYKSTKEDFLSKVPILNGHVYSINDNVTVEDAATDYEFVIRQLVKIRTVGVSESNDCPKFDLILLSIGSDGHVASLFPNHPALELKDDWVTYITDSPVPPPERITFTLPVINSASNIAVVATGEDKAKAVYFAISDGTEGPDAPSIPARMVQPTDGKLVWFLDKASASFLEAKTKNDGYEHPKY; this is encoded by the exons ATGCTAACCGCAG GGATGCTCAGTTGGAATAATAGCTGGCATTCAAGTTCAACAGAAAATAGAACAATGGAGAGGGAAATTGTGGCCTCATATGAACCCAAGAAGAATAACGAAATCAGGATGTTTGAGAGTTCAGACGAGATGGCAACAGATCTGGCTGAGTATATTTCACAAGTTTCAGAAATTTCTATTAAGGAAAGAGGTTACTTTGCTATTGCCCTGTCTGGAGGGCCTCTTATCAGTTTTATGCG GAAACTTTGTGAAGCACCATACAACAAAACCCTGGATTGGTCTAAATGGTACATCTTCTGGGCTGATGAACGTGCGGTGGCTAAGAACCATGTGGATAGCTACTATAAATCAACAAAAGAAGATTTTCTCTCCAAG GTGCCTATTCTTAATGGTCACGTCTACTCCATCAATGACAATGTGACGGTGGAGGATGCAGCGACGGACTACGAATTCGTCATCCGTCAGCTGGTCAAGATTCGCACAGTCGGAGTTTCAGAGAGCAACGACTGCCCCAAGTTTGATCTGATCCTCCTTAGCATCGGCTCTGATGGTCATGTAGCCTCATTGTTCCCCAACCATCCTGCACTTGAGCTCAAGGACGACTGGGTCACCTACATCACCGACTCTCCGGTGCCGCCACCGGAGAGGATCACCTTCACCCTTCCCGTGATAAACTCGGCATCGAACATCGCCGTAGTGGCCACCGGAGAAGACAAGGCAAAGGCTGTGTATTTTGCCATCTCTGACGGTACAGAGGGTCCTGATGCTCCATCAATTCCTGCAAGAATGGTTCAGCCAACGGACGGTAAGTTGGTTTGGTTTTTGGACAAGGCGAGTGCCTCGTTTCTTGAGGCCAAGACCAAGAACGATGGGTATGAGCATCCAAAGTATTAG
- the LOC4333117 gene encoding probable 6-phosphogluconolactonase 1 has protein sequence MLSWNNSWHSSSTENRTMEREIVASYEPKKNNEIRMFESSDEMATDLAEYISQVSEISIKERGYFAIALSGGPLISFMRKLCEAPYNKTLDWSKWYIFWADERAVAKNHVDSYYKSTKEDFLSKVPILNGHVYSINDNVTVEDAATDYEFVIRQLVKIRTVGVSESNDCPKFDLILLSIGSDGHVASLFPNHPALELKDDWVTYITDSPVPPPERITFTLPVINSASNIAVVATGEDKAKAVYFAISDGTEGPDAPSIPARMVQPTDGKLVWFLDKASASFLEAKTKNDGYEHPKY, from the exons ATGCTCAGTTGGAATAATAGCTGGCATTCAAGTTCAACAGAAAATAGAACAATGGAGAGGGAAATTGTGGCCTCATATGAACCCAAGAAGAATAACGAAATCAGGATGTTTGAGAGTTCAGACGAGATGGCAACAGATCTGGCTGAGTATATTTCACAAGTTTCAGAAATTTCTATTAAGGAAAGAGGTTACTTTGCTATTGCCCTGTCTGGAGGGCCTCTTATCAGTTTTATGCG GAAACTTTGTGAAGCACCATACAACAAAACCCTGGATTGGTCTAAATGGTACATCTTCTGGGCTGATGAACGTGCGGTGGCTAAGAACCATGTGGATAGCTACTATAAATCAACAAAAGAAGATTTTCTCTCCAAG GTGCCTATTCTTAATGGTCACGTCTACTCCATCAATGACAATGTGACGGTGGAGGATGCAGCGACGGACTACGAATTCGTCATCCGTCAGCTGGTCAAGATTCGCACAGTCGGAGTTTCAGAGAGCAACGACTGCCCCAAGTTTGATCTGATCCTCCTTAGCATCGGCTCTGATGGTCATGTAGCCTCATTGTTCCCCAACCATCCTGCACTTGAGCTCAAGGACGACTGGGTCACCTACATCACCGACTCTCCGGTGCCGCCACCGGAGAGGATCACCTTCACCCTTCCCGTGATAAACTCGGCATCGAACATCGCCGTAGTGGCCACCGGAGAAGACAAGGCAAAGGCTGTGTATTTTGCCATCTCTGACGGTACAGAGGGTCCTGATGCTCCATCAATTCCTGCAAGAATGGTTCAGCCAACGGACGGTAAGTTGGTTTGGTTTTTGGACAAGGCGAGTGCCTCGTTTCTTGAGGCCAAGACCAAGAACGATGGGTATGAGCATCCAAAGTATTAG